Proteins encoded within one genomic window of Camelina sativa cultivar DH55 chromosome 19, Cs, whole genome shotgun sequence:
- the LOC104767438 gene encoding receptor-like protein 12, which yields MVSHWQQQLQRAXYVGINMLSGSFPIVLLNLTGLSELYISNNQFSGALPPNITSLSNLRDFVANGNAFTGTIPSSLFTIPSLTSIYLGGNQFNGTLEFGNISSSPSNLEELDIGNNNFKGPIPRSISRFVNLSYLGLSHFDTQGRPIDFSIFSPLNSLEYLDISYLNTTTTIDLNDFLSYSKSLSDLDLSGNHVSTTNKSSVSQEIYSLSLSGCGITEFPAELLRTQHEIEFLDISNNKIEGQVPAWLWTLPNLEYVNLSNNTFIGFQTSNKKQGLSSVRKPSMVHLLGANNIFTGNIPSFICELHSLNTLDLSENNFNGSIPPCLGNLNSTLSDLNLRQNNLSGGLPKDIFERLRSFDVGHNQLVGKLPRSFIRFSTLEVLNVESNRINDTFPFWLGSLQKLQVLVLRSNAFYGPIHQASFPQLRIIDISHNHFDGTLPSDYFSKWTAMSSLGTDEDQSSEKYMGGGFPYYYNSMVLMNKGVEMELARILKILTAIDFSGNKFEGEIPKSIGLLKELCVLNLANNAFTGNIPSSVGNLTVLESLDVSQNKLSGEIPQELGELSFLAYMDFSHNKLSGLVPGGTQFRTQRCSSFEVNLRLFGLSFDEICRDAHTPATKVYETSESEEEDEEVISWIAAAIGFIPGISFGFMIGYILLSYQPECFMNPFGRNNRRRRSTTTH from the coding sequence ATGGTTAGTCATTGgcaacaacaacttcaaaggGCCAANTATGTTGGTATTAATATGCTCAGTGGAAGTTTTCCCATTGTACTATTGAATTTGACAGGGTTGTCAGAATTATATATTTCCAACAATCAGTTCAGTGGTGCGCTTCCTCCTAATATCACTTCACTATCCAACTTGAGAGATTTTGTAGCAAATGGCAATGCTTTCACAGGAACtatcccttcttctctcttcaccaTTCCTTCTTTGACATCTATTTATTTGGGTGGTAACCAATTCAACGGCACTCTTGAGTTTGGGAAtatatcttcttcaccatctaaCCTAGAAGAGTTAGACATTGGCAATAACAACTTCAAAGGGCCAATCCCGAGATCCATTTCCAGATTTGTCAACCTTTCGTATCTTGGCCTTTCTCATTTCGACACCCAAGGCCGCCCAATTGACTTTAGTATCTTCTCGCCTCTCAACTCACTCGAATATCTTGACATATCATATTTGAACACCACCACTACGATTGACTTGAATGATTTCTTATCATATTCCAAAAGCCTTTCTGACTTAGATCTCTCAGGCAACCAtgtttcaacaacaaacaaaagttcAGTTTCACAGGAGATATATTCTTTGAGCTTATCAGGCTGCGGTATCACCGAGTTTCCAGCAGAGCTCCTAAGAACCCAACATGAAATTGAGTTTCTAGAcatctccaacaacaaaatcgaAGGTCAAGTTCCTGCCTGGTTATGGACTCTACCAAATTTGGAGTATGTGAATCTTTCCAACAACACTTTCATCGGTTTCCAAAcatcaaacaagaaacaaggactATCCTCTGTCCGGAAACCATCTATGGTTCACTTGCTTGGCGCCAACAACATCTTCACGGGAAATATTCCTTCTTTCATATGCGAGTTGCATTCTCTAAACACTCTCGATTTATCTGAAAACAACTTTAACGGTTCAATCCCTCCTTGTTTGGGAAATCTCAATAGTACTCTTTCAGATCTAAACCTTCGACAGAATAATCTAAGTGGAGGTCTTCCAAAGGATATATTTGAAAGACTAAGGTCGTTTGACGTCGGTCATAACCAACTTGTGGGAAAgcttccaagatctttcatccGTTTCTCTACTCTTGAGGTTTTGAACGTGGAAAGCAACAGAATCAACGACACGTTTCCATTCTGGTTGGGTTCTCTACAAAAGCTGCAAGTTCTTGTCCTTCGCTCCAATGCATTTTATGGACCAATACATCAAGCCTCGTTCCCTCAGTTGCGAATCATCGACATATCACATAATCACTTCGATGGAACTTTGCCATCAGATTACTTTTCGAAGTGGACTGCTATGTCATCACTTGGGACCGACGAAGATCAGTCTTCCGAAAAGTATATGGGAGGTGGATTTCCCTATTACTATAATTCAATGGTTTTGATGAATAAAGGTGTAGAGATGGAACTGGCACGTATCTTAAAAATCTTAACAGCAATCGACTTTTCGGGAAACAAATTTGAAGGAGAGATTCCAAAGTCCATCGGTCTATTAAAAGAGCTTTGTGTGCTTAACTTGGCAAACAATGCTTTCACTGGCAACATCCCTTCATCTGTGGGGAACCTGACAGTTCTCGAGTCGTTAGATGTTtcccaaaacaagctttcaGGAGAAATTCCACAAGAGCTAGGGGAGCTCTCATTCCTTGCGTACATGGACTTCTCTCATAACAAGCTTTCAGGCCTAGTACCAGGGGGCACTCAGTTTCGGACGCAACGTTGCTCTTCTTTCGAGGTAAACCTGAGACTTTTCGGCCTTTCTTTTGATGAAATTTGTAGAGATGCTCACACGCCAGCCACAAAAGTATATGAAACGTCggaatcagaggaagaagacgaagaggtgATTAGTTGGATAGCAGCTGCAATAGGATTCATACCTGGTATTTCCTTTGGGTTTATGATTGGATACATATTGCTTTCCTACCAGCCAGAGTGTTTCATGAACCCTTTTGGCCGAAACAATCGTCGACGGAGAAGCACCACAACTCACTAG
- the LOC104764839 gene encoding receptor-like protein 12 — translation MMSLDISNNKIEGQIPSWLWTLPKLFFVNISTNTFIGFKRSKKKQGLSSVWKSSIVHLLGSNNNFTGKIPSFICALRSVSTLDLSKNNLNGSIPRCMGNLNSTLSNLNLRQNNLSGGIPEDIFESLRLLDVGHNQLVGKLPRSLNGFSTLEVLNVVGNRINDTFPLWLASLQQLQVLVLRSNAFHGPIHQASFPQLRIIDISHNHFDGTLSSDYFLKWTAMSSLGTDEDQPPEKYMGGGSRNYMGDKSGYYHDSMVLMNKGVELEMVCILKIYTAIDFSGNKFEGEIPKSIGLMKELHVLNLSNNAFTGCIPSSIGNLKALDSLDVSQNKLSGEIPQELGDLSFLAYMNFSHNKLTGLVPVGTQFLTQPCSSFENNMGLLFGPSFDEVCRDIHTSASHQTPELEDKDEEVISWTAAAIGFIPGISFGFTVGYILLSYKPKLWFMNPFGRNDRRIRRSTPTH, via the coding sequence ATGATGAGTCTAGAcatctccaacaacaaaatcgaAGGTCAAATTCCTAGCTGGTTATGGACTCTACCAAAGTTGTTCTTCGTGAATATTTCCACAAACACTTTCATCGGTTTcaaaagatcaaagaagaaacaaggatTATCCTCTGTCTGGAAATCGTCTATAGTTCACTTGCTTGGctccaacaacaacttcacgGGCAAGATTCCTTCTTTCATTTGTGCATTGCGTTCTGTAAGCACTCTCGATTTATCTAAAAATAACTTAAACGGTTCAATCCCTCGTTGTATGGGAAATCTCAATAGTACTCTTTCAAATCTAAACCTTCGGCAGAATAATCTTAGTGGAGGTATTCCAGAGGATATATTTGAAAGTCTAAGGTTGCTTGATGTCGGTCATAACCAACTTGTGGGAAAGCTTCCAAGATCTCTGAATGGTTTctcaactcttgaagttttgaACGTTGTAGGCAACAGAATCAACGACACGTTTCCCTTATGGTTGGCTTCTTTACAACAGCTACAAGTTCTTGTCCTTCGCTCCAATGCATTCCATGGACCAATACATCAAGCCTCGTTCCCTCAGTTGCGAATCATCGACATATCACATAATCACTTCGACGGAACTTTGTCATCAGATTACTTTTTGAAGTGGACTGCTATGTCATCACTTGGGACCGACGAAGATCAGCCTCCCGAAAAGTATATGGGAGGTGGATCACGCAATTACATGGGAGATAAATCAGGCTATTACCATGATTCAATGGTTTTGATGAATAAAGGTGTAGAGTTGGAGATGGTATGTATCCTTAAAATCTACACAGCAATCGATTTTTCGGGAAACAAATTTGAAGGAGAGATTCCAAAGTCCATCGGTCTAATGAAAGAGCTTCATGTGCTCAACTTGTCAAACAATGCTTTCACTGGCTGCATCCCTTCATCTATTGGGAACCTGAAAGCTCTCGATTCGCTGGACGTTtcccaaaacaagctttcaGGAGAAATTCCACAAGAGCTAGGGGATCTCTCTTTCCTTGCGTACATGAACTTCTCTCATAACAAACTTACAGGCCTAGTACCAGTGGGCACTCAGTTTCTAACGCAGCCTTGCTCTTCTTTTGAGAACAATATGGGACTTCTTTTTGGCCCTTCTTTTGACGAAGTTTGCAGAGATATTCACACGTCAGCATCGCATCAAACACCGGAATTAGAGGACAAAGACGAAGAGGTGATTAGTTGGACAGCAGCTGCGATAGGATTCATACCTGGTATTTCCTTTGGATTTACGGTTGGATACATATTGCTTTCCTACAAACCAAAGTTGTGGTTCATGAACCCTTTCGGTCGAAACGATCGTAGAATTAGGAGAAGCACTCCAACTCACTAG